From Mustela nigripes isolate SB6536 chromosome 13, MUSNIG.SB6536, whole genome shotgun sequence, one genomic window encodes:
- the JDP2 gene encoding jun dimerization protein 2 isoform X4, producing MMPGQIPDPSMTAGSLPGLGPLTGLPSSALTAEELKYADIRNIGAMIAPLHFLEVKLGKRPQPVKSEVHWQPGLRVGKVGHLAGELRWLNSAGASHAALPSTTSPRHKTTWPELDEEEERRKRRREKNKVAAARCRNKKKERTEFLQRESERLELMNAELKTQIEELKQERQQLILMLNRHRPTCIVRTDSVKTPESEGNPLLEQLEKK from the exons atGATGCCTGGGCAGATTCCAGACCCTTCCATGACTGCGGGCTCTCTGCCAGGGCTCGGCCCCCTGACCGGACTCCCCAGCTCGGCTCTGACTGCAGAGGAGCTGAAATACGCCGACATCCGCAACATTGGGGCCATGATCGCCCCCTTGCACTTCCTGGAGGTGAAGCTGGGCAAGAGGCCCCAACCCGTGAAAAGTGAG GTCCACTGGCAGCCTGGACTCAGAGTTGGGAAAGTGGGTCATCTCGCCGGTGAGCTCCGCTGGCTGAACAGCGCTGGAGCCAGCCACGCTGCTCTCCCTTCTACCACGTCCCCAAGACACAAGACCACTTGGCCTGAG CTAGATGAAGAAGAGGAGCGGAGGAAAAGACGCCGGGAGAAGAACAAAGTGGCAGCAGCCCGATGCCGGAACAAGAAGAAGGAGCGGACGGAGTTTCTGCAGCGG GAATCTGAGCGGCTGGAACTCATGAACGCGGAGCTGAAGACCCAGATTGAGGAGCTGAAGCAGGAGCGACAGCAGCTCATTCTGATGCTGAACCGGCACCGCCCCACCTGCATTGTCCGGACGGACAGCGTCAAGACCCCCGAGTCCGAAGGCAACCCGCTGCTCGAGCAGCTAGAGAAGAAGTGA